From a region of the Melospiza georgiana isolate bMelGeo1 chromosome 23, bMelGeo1.pri, whole genome shotgun sequence genome:
- the DENND2D gene encoding LOW QUALITY PROTEIN: DENN domain-containing protein 2D (The sequence of the model RefSeq protein was modified relative to this genomic sequence to represent the inferred CDS: inserted 2 bases in 2 codons; deleted 1 base in 1 codon), with product MPDSPGCPTPGSSWHPYNXGCSQFPHSRCLHDHRALSEPDPRAPCAPVPAAPAPLHPGLPACPIPEAPRTPSRFLPGPPCPALPTPAPHGLSFSVLPLPTCPVLPDPPSRVPPGILGSLLPSFPMLPGPPCPFLPVPGLPRPQRPLSPDACPAPGRCQVLPXSPLLLLLLSAPCRPSSPGKAKARRAEAEPSASPGRTETTMASSLGNFLRRSLRRAGRREGKDGACAADNTPPQAPQGKQGERSSVFYSAGQFFFEYLVVVSLKKMPDGRYEPKITYQFPKRENLLKGQKEEEERLLQAIPLFCFPDGNNWAPITEFTSETFSFVLTNVDGSRKIGYCRRLLPSGRGVRLPEVFCIISCLGCFGLFSKILDEVEKRRQISMAVIYPFMQGLRESPFPAPGKTVTIKSFIPESGTELIELTRPVDAHLEHVEFQALLQRLSPHLILHIFASAMLERRLIFLAEELSVLSQCIHAVAALLYPFTWAHTYIPVLPECLLDTVCCPTPFMVGIQMRHLQRVLEQPMEEALIVDLCEGKIIRAVGDEEEILPGKLQNEMLTSLNRHNNNNNEHTSEQVNALVSEAFVQFFVRLVGHYGSHIKWGRSGSGSFQERNFCKAMASKSCRRLLKKFVKTNMFSLFIEEAEKSRIPQEAYFQKKIIEYHEQKKHRKDS from the exons ATGCCCGATTCTCCTGGATGTCCCACGCCTGGCTCCTCCTGGCATCCTTACA TGGGGtgttcccagttcccccatTCCCGCTGCCTCCATGACCACCGTGCCCTCTCAGAGCCAgatcccagagctccctgtgcccccgtgcccgctgctcctgctcctctgcacccAGGGCTTCCCGCCTGCCCCATTCCCGAAGCTCCCAGGACCCCATCCAGGTTCCTTCCAGGACCTCCGTGCCCGGCGCTCCCGACCCCTGCTCCCCACGGACTCTCATTCTCAGTCCTCCCCTTACCCACATGTCCTGTACTCCCGGATCCCCCATCCCGAGTTCCTCCTGGCATCCtcggctccctgctcccctcattCCCGATGCTCCCGGGCCCCCCATGCCCGTTTCTCCCGGTT CCCGGATTACCCCGTCCCCAGCGCCCGCTCTCCCCGGACGCGTGTCCCGCGCCCGGCCGGTGCCAGGTGTTGC GGTccccgctcctcctcctcctcctctccgcCCCGTGCCGTCCCTCCTCCCCCGGGAAAGCGAAAGCGCGGAGGGCGGAAGCCGAGCCCTCCGCCAGCCCGGGCCGAACCGAGACCACCATGGCTTCTTCCCTGGGCAACTTCTTGAGACGGAGCCTGCGGCGCGCCGGCCGCAGAG aaggaaaagatgGGGCCTGTGCTGCAGACAACACCCCCCCACAGGCACCACAGGGGAAGCAGGGGGAGCGGAGCTCAGTCTTCTACTCTGCTGGACAGTTCTTCTTTGAGTACCTGGTGGTGGTGTCGCTGAAGAAGATGCCAGATGGACGTTATGAGCCCAAGATAACCTACCAATTCCCAAAG CGTGAGAACTTGCTGAAGGGccagaaggaggaggaggaacgTCTCCTCCAAGCCATCCCCCTCTTCTGCTTCCCCGACGGCAACAACTGGGCGCCCATCACGGAGTTCACCAG cGAAACCTTTTCCTTTGTCCTGACCAACGTGGATGGCAGCAGGAAGATTGGCTACTGCAGGCGGCTGCTG CCATCCGGGCGTGGTGTCCGACTCCCCGAGGTTTTCTGCATCAtcagctgcctgggctgcttTGGGCTCTTCTCCAAG ATCCTGGACGAGGTGGAGAAGAGGCGCCAGATCTCCATGGCAGTGATCTACCCCTTCATGCAGGGCCTGCGGGAGTCGCCCTTCCCCGCCCCAGGGAAAACTGTCACCATCAAAAGCTTCATCCCCGAGTCGGGCACAGAG CTCATCGAGCTCACGCGGCCTGTGGACGCCCACCTGGAGCACGTGGAgttccaggctctgctccagcgGCTCAgccctcacctcatcctgcaCATCTTCGCCTCTGCCATGCTGGAGCGACGGCTCATCTTCCTGGCCGAGGAGCTGAG TGTCCTGTCCCAGTGCATCCACGCCGTGGCTGCTCTGCTGTACCCCTTCACCTGGGCTCACACCTACATCCCCGTGCTGCCCGAGTGCCTGCTGGACACTGTGTGCTGCCCCACGCCCTTCATGGTCGGCATCCAGATGCGGCACCTGCAGCGGGTCCTGGAGCAGCCAATGGAGGAG GCTCTGATAGTTGATCTCTGTGAAGGGAAGATCATCCGGGCG GTGGGGGATGAGGAGGAGATCCTGCCTGGGAAGCTGCAGAATGAGATGCTGACATCTCTGAACAggcacaacaacaacaacaacgaGCACA cCTCGGAGCAGGTGAACGCCCTGGTGTCGGAGGCCTTCGTGCAGTTCTTTGTGCGCCTGGTGGGGCACTATGGCTCCCACATCAAGTGGGGCAGGAGTGGCTCTGGCAGCTTCCAGGAGCGAAACTTCTGCAAGGCCATGGCCTCCAAGAGCTGCCGCCGGCTCCTCAAGAAGTTTGTGAAGACAAACATGTTCTCCCTATTTATTGAGGAAGCGGAGAAGAGCAGGATCCCCCAGGAAG CAtatttccagaagaaaataatagagTACCATGAACAGAAGAAGCACAGAAAGGACTCCTGA